Below is a genomic region from Candidatus Eremiobacteraceae bacterium.
AAGCGCCTTCGAGACGGCAGCTTGATACGACTCGAGTTCGGTCTCGCTTAGACTTGGTGCTTTGGATGCCCCGGGCGACGGCGACGCAAGTATCTGCGAGAGCGGTTGAGGTTGTGATGCGGACCCGACCGCAGCGCTTCCCGGCGGCATGATCGAAGCGAAGCGGCCGGACCACGACATGTGCCCTGCAAGCCACGACGGATGGATGGATTGAAACATGGTGGCCATGAAGTCGGCCCGCGCGGCGTCGGTGTCGACCGATGCCATCCCGGCCTCTACGATCCACCATTGTTCGGGGTTCGGCGGCGACTTCGTCATATACGGCTCGAAGAATGCGCCGCCGCCCAGATCGCCATTGACAACGCCGTTATCGCCGCGGTCGATGAAAGGCCTCAGGGTTTCTAGCTCCGCTGCTAGGTGCGAAAAATTCTTGGCGTCGGGTCCGGTAGCCAACAGCGTCTCGGAGGCTGTGAGATCAGCTAGCGAGCGATCGCGCAGCAGCGCGATTGAGAATATCTGAGGGTGAGCGAGCGCGAGCATGATCCGCTCCACCGAACGGCCTTGCTCGAAAAGCGCCCTTTCTGATTCTGTAGGGACTATCGGCGATGCAGTCGCTTGCGGAACGCCGGGAGAGGACGCGCCGGCCGCCAGCGAGACGGCGGCCGCGAGCGCGACGAACATCACCGCGTCAGTCCTGATCCTTCTTCTTCGGAGATTTGTCGGCTGCGGCGCGTTCGCGAAGTACCGCTTGCGCGGCCGCCATTCGCGCGACGGGCACGCGGAACGGCGAACAGGAGACGTAGTCCAGCCCGAGCTCGTGGCAGAACGTGACCGACGTTGGATCGCCGCCGTGTTCGCCGCAGATCCCGAGTTTGATGTCCGGCCGCGTGGATCTGCCGCGCTCCATCGCCATGCGCATCATCTCGCCAACGCCGTCGCGGTCGATGACCTGGAACGGATCTTCCCGCAAGATCTTCTTCTCAAGATACGCGGGGATGAACGTGCTTTCGGCGTCGTCACGGGAGTAGCCGAACACGGTCTGCGTCAGATCGTTCGTGCCGAACGAGAAGAATTCGGCGTGATCCGCGATGCGGTGCGCCACCAAGCATGCGCGGGGCAGCTCGATCATCGTGCCGACTTGATAGCTGAGCTTCACGCCGGCCTCTTTGATGATGCGCTCGGCTTCCTTGACGACAAGCCCTTTGACCGCGATCATTTCGGTGACGGTTCCCACGCCGGGAATCATGATGAACGGACGCGCGTCCACCTTCTCCTTGCGCAGCTCGACTGCGGCTTCGACGATCGCACGCACTTGCATCTGATAGATCTCGGGATAGACGATGCCGAGCCGGCAGACGCGCAAGCCCAGCATGGGATTGCTCTCGTGCAGCGCGCGCACGCGGCGCAGTATCTTGTCCTTTTTCGCGAGCAATGTCGCGTCGGACTTCGTCAGCCGCAGCTCGGTGGTCTCGACGAGCAGATCTTCGAGCGACGGCAAAAACTCGTGCAGCGGCGGGTCAAGCAGACGGATCGTGACCGGCAGGCCCTTCATCGCCTTGAGGATGCCTTTGAAGTCCTCGCGCTGCATCGGCAGCAGCTGCTCGAGGCATTTACGGCGCGAATCCGGCGTCTCCGCCATGATCATCTCTTGCACGACGGGCAACCGCTCTTGCTGCATGAACATGTGCTCGGTGCGGCAGAGCCCGATGCCTTCGGCGCCGAAATCGCGCGCCTTTTGTGCGTCTTCGGGCGTGTCGGCGTTCGCCCACACACCGAGCCGCTTGTATTCATCGGCCCAGGTCAAGATATGCTGGAACTGCGGCGAGATCCGCGCGGCCTGCATCGGCATCTCTTCGAGATACACGTAACCGGTCGTTCCGTCGATCGTGATCGGATCGCCGGCCTTCACGACCGTGTTCGTGCCTTTGATCGTGAACTGGCGCGCGCGCAAGTCGATGAGGATGGCCTCGCAGCCCACCACCGCCGGCTTGCCCATCCCGCGTGCCACAACGGCGGCGTGCGAAGTCGCCCCGCCCTGCGATGTCAGTATGCCCTCGGCCGCGATCATGCCGTGCACATCGTCCGGCGTCGTCATGGGCCGCACGAGCACGCAGCGTTTGTTCTGGCGCTTGAGTTCAACCGCTTCATCAGGCTCGAAGGCGACCACGCCGGTCGCAGCACCGGGTGCGGCGTTCAGTCCGCGAGTGGCCGGTTTGACTTTGACCTTGTCGTCGAGTTGTGCGTGCAGCAGCGCCTGGATGGATCCGGGGTCGATCCGCATCACCGCCTCGTCGCGCGTGATGTGATGTTCCTTGACCATGTCGGCGGCGATTTGGATCGCGGCGGCGGCGCTGCGCTTGCCCGAGCGGCACTGCAAAATATAGAGCTTGCCGCGCTCGACCGTGAACTCGATGTCCTGCATGTCGTGGTAGTGCTTCTCAAGCGTCGCCGCGATCTCGAGGAACTGCTTGAACAGTTTCGGACTGCGCTTGTCGAGCTCGGCGATGCTGAACGGCGTGCGGCTGCCGGAGACGACATCTTCGCCTTGTGCGTTCGGCAAGAATTCGCCGTAGAGTTTTTTCTCGCCGGTGGACGGGTTGCGCGTGAATGCCACGCCGGTACCCGAATCTTCGCCCATGTTGCCGAAGACCATGGTCACGACGTTGACTGCCGTGCCCCACCAGTCGGGAATGCGCTCGTGTTTGCGATACTCTTGCGCGCGCTTTGAGTTCCACGAATTGAACACGGCGTCCACCGCCATGCGCAGCTGCGAATAGACGTCTTCGGGGAAATCTTTCTTCGTATAGTGGCGGACCAGCGCTTTGAACTCGCTCGTCATATTGCGGAACGCGAGCGCAGTGAGGTCGGACTCGGACGGGATGCGCGCTTTGGCAACGTAGCGTTCGATGACCTCATCGAATGGATCGCGCTTCATCCCCAACACGACGGTCGCGAACATCTGGACGAATCGCCGATAGGCGTCCCAGGCGAACTTATCGTTTTTCGTCAGCACGACGAGCGCGTTGCACGTACGGTTGTTGAGCCCGAGATTGAGGACGGTGTCCATCATGCCGGGCATGCTGACGCGCGCGCCCGAGCGCACTGAGACGAGCAGCGGGTTCGTCTCGCCGCCGAACTCCTTCCCGGTCTTGCGCTCGAGCTCGGCGATGCGCCGGTGGATCTCTTCTTCTAATCCAGGCGGGAACTGGCGGCCGAGCTCGACGTAGCGGCGGCAGACTTCGGTCGTGATCGTGAAGCCCGGCGGAACGGGCAACCCGATGCGTGTCATCTCGCCGAGACCCGCACCTTTGCCGCCGAGAAGGTCGCGCATGTCCGCGCCGCCATCCTCGAACGCGTACGTCATCTTGCCCAGATGGAGTTTGCTCGGAGGATCGAGCTTCTTCGGCGTCTTCACGCGCTGCGTCGGCAACTTCGGCATCGGCCGCCGGTCGATATGGCCGAGCGGCGGGATCAAGACTTCAACGGGAGCAGCCGGAACGGTCTCCGTGACTTCCGCCATGACGAGTCCAAGCGCTTCGCCGGCCTTGATCGTCTTAGCGGCCGCGCTCAGCTTCTGGCCTTTGGCCGGAGCAGCGGGCTTGCCGTTCTTCGCCGAGCTTGCTACTTTGACTGGCTTCGCCGGCGCGACTGCCTTAACGGACTTGACGGATTTTGCGGATTTCGCCGGCTTCGCGGCCTTTGCCGATATCGCGGCTTTGGCGGCCGGCTTCTTCGATGTGACGGCCTTGGTCTTGCTGACGGACTTGCCAGTCTTCAAAAGGAGATTCCTCAGGGCGAGGTGCTTGCCAATAAAAGGGCCGCACCGCCTCTTGTCGGGCGGGCGACGGCCGTTTGGGCGCAGGCATCCACCTAAGACGATTCGTGTCCCGCAGAAATAACCTTTCTCGACAGACGCGCTCGCGAGAAATTTCGTGTCACGCGATTCGACGTATACGACACAGACGCGCGAGCCGAGGATGCGTTGAACCGCGGTGGAATACGGCGGCTCTGCTTCACAGTCAGGGAGGCTTGCATGTTCAAGGATCGCGTCGCCATCGTCACGGGCGGTACGCGCGGCATCGGAGCCGCGATCACGACGATGTTGGCTCGCGAAGGCGCACACGTCGCTGCCGGCTACGCAAAAGATAAGACCGGCGCGGAAGCGCTGCAGAAGTCGCTGACGGCGGCGGGTCACTCGGTTTCGATCCACCAGGGCAACGTCGGCGTCCCCGAGGACTGCAAGCGCGTCGTGGAAGAGGTCTTGGGCGAACGCGGCCACGTCGATTTTCTCGTCAACAACGCGGGCATCACCGTGGACAAGACGGTGCGCAAGATGACCATCGACGACTGGCACGCGGTGCTGCGCGCTAATCTGTCGGGCGCGTTTTACATGACCAAGCAGCTGCTCGAGCACATGATCGAGCGCAACTACGGGCGCATCGTCAACATCAGCTCGGTGATCGGCGAGACCGGTAACGTGGGGCAAGCGAACTACGCCGCCTCGAAATCCGGCCTGTTCGGCTTCTCGAAGAGTCTCGCGCTCGAGATGGCGCGCCGCGGCATCACCGTCAACTGCGTCGCTCCCGGGTTCATCGAAACAGAGATGGTCGGCGCGATTCCCAAAGCCGCGCTCGATGTGGTCGTGGAGAAGATACCGATGCGCCGGCTTGGCAAGCCGGACGAAGTGGCGCGCGTCGTCCGCTTCCTGCTAGAGGAAGAATCCGCATACATAACCGGCGCTGTTTATACGGTCAACGGCGGCCTGGATATGTGAAGGGGCCGACGCCGGCGCATTTTAGAAGGGGCCGACGACAGTCGGCCCCTTCTTCTACTACACGTAGTCGCGCAGCGTAAGCGTGGCTGTCCGTTGCGTTCCGTCCTTCGCCGTCAGTCCGAGATGGATCACGGTCCCGGCCGGTTTCGTGAAGATCGCACGCACGGCTTCAAGCGTCATCGAGCCGATCGGCGAACCGTCGATCGTCGTGATGACGTCGCCTCGCCCGATCCCGGCGTCTGCCGCCGGCGTGCCGGGCCTCGCGTTCGCGACGATGATTTTTCCGCTCTGCGTCACCAAGAAGAGGCCGCTCCGTTCGTATTGATCCGGATCGTTGAACGCTGCGTTGGGAACCAGCGTCATCGTCTGTTTGTCGTAGTCGAACGTGACATCGAAGCGGCGCAAGAGATTCCCGCCGAGATTCGCCGCCATGAACGGCGCGGCAAACGCTCCTTGCGTCTGGGCCGTGTAGTCGGCGATGAGGTTGCTCAATTGCAGGTCGGCGATGCCGATGCTGTGCAGTCGCCCCAATTTTCCGAGCGACGGACCGCCGACCCCGAAGCCGTTGATGCCGACAGCGGTCTGCGCCTGCGGCACGACCTCGGGATGGTCGGCGACGAATGGGCCGAAGAGCGTGAGTGAATCACGCGCGCCGGTATCGATCGCGCATTCTGACGGGATGGCATCGATCGTGCACGCGATTTGCGGCTGAGTCCCCGCGAAGACGAAGGGGATGACGTGCGCGTCCGCGGGTGCCGCCCCGCTTCCGGGCAAAGTCAGCACGACCTGATTCTCGCCGTAGTTGAAGCTCGTGATATAGCGAGCGAGCACTTCCCAGCCGATGAGTCCGTCAACGGTCATGCCGGTCGAAACGCCGAATCCGGCGCGGACGGGGACCACTGCGAACAGCTGATGGCGCAGATCAGCGTCGCCGACCTGCAGCGTATCCACGTCCGCAAAGCTGAACGACTCGGTCGCGGCTCCCACTCCAGTTCCTTGCAAGTTGCCTTTCCCGAGCGCGCCGATCTCTTGCGCGACTTGCGGGTCGATGATATTCGCGCCGCCGGTATCGAAGATAAACAAGTACGGCCCTTTGCCGTTGAGCATCACGTGGAGATACACGTGGTTCTCATGCAGCGTGAACGGCACGGTGGTCGACGTCGCGCCATTTGCCATCGAAAAATCATGCGCCGCGGACGCGGGCCGCTGAAGCTGCTGGTCGGCGCCCGGCGGATCCATCACGACGCGCGTGACTTTGCTGTCCGATGAATTTCCATCGCTGGTCTCGGTGTGGACAGCGAAGGGAAACATCGCGCCGCCGACGCGGCGATAGTCGGAAAGCGTCGTCGTGCTGATTTGTGGGCCGTTGACGACGATCTCGCGACTGAGCATGTGCGTGGTGTGATCGAACCAGAGAGCGATCGGAAGTTTCGACCCCGACGGAACGACGGACAAGACGTCGTACGTGCGTCCTTTGTC
It encodes:
- the ppdK gene encoding pyruvate, phosphate dikinase; the encoded protein is MKTGKSVSKTKAVTSKKPAAKAAISAKAAKPAKSAKSVKSVKAVAPAKPVKVASSAKNGKPAAPAKGQKLSAAAKTIKAGEALGLVMAEVTETVPAAPVEVLIPPLGHIDRRPMPKLPTQRVKTPKKLDPPSKLHLGKMTYAFEDGGADMRDLLGGKGAGLGEMTRIGLPVPPGFTITTEVCRRYVELGRQFPPGLEEEIHRRIAELERKTGKEFGGETNPLLVSVRSGARVSMPGMMDTVLNLGLNNRTCNALVVLTKNDKFAWDAYRRFVQMFATVVLGMKRDPFDEVIERYVAKARIPSESDLTALAFRNMTSEFKALVRHYTKKDFPEDVYSQLRMAVDAVFNSWNSKRAQEYRKHERIPDWWGTAVNVVTMVFGNMGEDSGTGVAFTRNPSTGEKKLYGEFLPNAQGEDVVSGSRTPFSIAELDKRSPKLFKQFLEIAATLEKHYHDMQDIEFTVERGKLYILQCRSGKRSAAAAIQIAADMVKEHHITRDEAVMRIDPGSIQALLHAQLDDKVKVKPATRGLNAAPGAATGVVAFEPDEAVELKRQNKRCVLVRPMTTPDDVHGMIAAEGILTSQGGATSHAAVVARGMGKPAVVGCEAILIDLRARQFTIKGTNTVVKAGDPITIDGTTGYVYLEEMPMQAARISPQFQHILTWADEYKRLGVWANADTPEDAQKARDFGAEGIGLCRTEHMFMQQERLPVVQEMIMAETPDSRRKCLEQLLPMQREDFKGILKAMKGLPVTIRLLDPPLHEFLPSLEDLLVETTELRLTKSDATLLAKKDKILRRVRALHESNPMLGLRVCRLGIVYPEIYQMQVRAIVEAAVELRKEKVDARPFIMIPGVGTVTEMIAVKGLVVKEAERIIKEAGVKLSYQVGTMIELPRACLVAHRIADHAEFFSFGTNDLTQTVFGYSRDDAESTFIPAYLEKKILREDPFQVIDRDGVGEMMRMAMERGRSTRPDIKLGICGEHGGDPTSVTFCHELGLDYVSCSPFRVPVARMAAAQAVLRERAAADKSPKKKDQD
- a CDS encoding beta-ketoacyl-ACP reductase → MFKDRVAIVTGGTRGIGAAITTMLAREGAHVAAGYAKDKTGAEALQKSLTAAGHSVSIHQGNVGVPEDCKRVVEEVLGERGHVDFLVNNAGITVDKTVRKMTIDDWHAVLRANLSGAFYMTKQLLEHMIERNYGRIVNISSVIGETGNVGQANYAASKSGLFGFSKSLALEMARRGITVNCVAPGFIETEMVGAIPKAALDVVVEKIPMRRLGKPDEVARVVRFLLEEESAYITGAVYTVNGGLDM
- a CDS encoding aspartyl protease family protein, which encodes MSNFKVAAGALLVPGLILVFSVGVSAAPNAQASAVIRKSADAMGVAALHGVRTMRIDAAVSAVGLSGTGSQWLDLTAPRFAEHASLLPLVQDDGYDGNVVWSRDRSGLVWNDGSDAGRSTEIDTAYAACGALWRPDAAGASVTSAGTQSDKGRTYDVLSVVPSGSKLPIALWFDHTTHMLSREIVVNGPQISTTTLSDYRRVGGAMFPFAVHTETSDGNSSDSKVTRVVMDPPGADQQLQRPASAAHDFSMANGATSTTVPFTLHENHVYLHVMLNGKGPYLFIFDTGGANIIDPQVAQEIGALGKGNLQGTGVGAATESFSFADVDTLQVGDADLRHQLFAVVPVRAGFGVSTGMTVDGLIGWEVLARYITSFNYGENQVVLTLPGSGAAPADAHVIPFVFAGTQPQIACTIDAIPSECAIDTGARDSLTLFGPFVADHPEVVPQAQTAVGINGFGVGGPSLGKLGRLHSIGIADLQLSNLIADYTAQTQGAFAAPFMAANLGGNLLRRFDVTFDYDKQTMTLVPNAAFNDPDQYERSGLFLVTQSGKIIVANARPGTPAADAGIGRGDVITTIDGSPIGSMTLEAVRAIFTKPAGTVIHLGLTAKDGTQRTATLTLRDYV